The Mesoterricola silvestris sequence CCGACATCAACCTCACGGTCACGGCCATCACGCGCGCCGTGGAGGAGGCCATGCGCACCTCGGGCCAGACGCGGCTCGACGGCATCCGCGTCACCGTGGACGGCATCCAGTTCAAGGGCGAGAACCTGCGGGACTCCATCACCATCGCCTCCTCGGACCGGGTCATCACTCCCGGCGACCGGGACCGCGTCATGGAGCAGGCCACCAACGGCTGCAAGCTCGCCAAGGAGGAGACGGTCCTGCACCGCATCCCCCAGATGTTCCACATCAAGGGCCAGCGCGACATCAAGAACCCCGTGAACATGATCGGCGACACCCTGGAAGCCGAGGTGCGCATCATCGTCGCCCCGGGCTCCGTGCTGGAGAACATCAACCGCGCCCTGCACCTCTCGGGGCTCCAGGACGCCGCGCTGATGTACTCGCCCCTGGCCTCGGCCGAGGCGGTGCTGAGCCGCGAGGACGCCGAGAACGGCGCGGTCATCGTGGACATCGGCGAGCAGCTCACGCACATGGGCGTCTTCCTGCGCGGAACCCTCTTCCATTCGGCGGTGATCCCCATCGGGGGCATGCACTTCACCAAGGACCTGGAGATCACCAAGCACCTGGGCGGCATCGGCATGGCCGAGCGCATCAAGCGCATCTACGGCACCGCCCTGCCCAGCACCGTCCCCGCCGAGGAGCACATCGAGCTGGAGGAGGAGGGTCGGCAGGTGTCGCGCCGGGAGCTGGCCGACGTGCTCCACGCCCGGGCCATCGAGCTCCTGAACATGGTGCTGGCGGAGATCGGGCGCTCGGGGCTCATCCACGAGATCCACGGCGGCGTGCACCTGGTGGGCGGCGGTTCGCTCCTGCCCGGCATGCCCATCCTCGCGCAGAACATCCTGGGCCGGCCGCGGGTCGTCCTGGGCCGCGTGATCGGCGTGCAGGGGCTCTCCCACGCCATCGCCAACCCGCTCTACACCAACGCCCTGGGCGCCGTGAAGGCCCTGCACCGGAGCATGAACGAGTCCACCGGCCGTCCCCGCGGGGGCAGTGGTTTAATCGAGAGGATCAAGCGATGGATTTGACCGGCGACGCCATGAGCGCTATCCCATTCCTCCCCAACCCCATCCATCTTCCCGGCGCCAACATCAAGGTGGTGGGCGTGGGCGGCGCGGGGTGCAACGCCATCGACCGCATGATCCAGAGCGGCGTGGGCGGCGTGCAGTTCATCGCCATGAACACGGACCAGCAGAGCCTCGCCCAGAGCAAGGCCCACGTGAAGATCCCCCTGGGCCCCCAGAGCATGCGCGGCCTGGGCGCCGGAGGCAACGCCGAGCGCGGCGCCGTGGCCGCCGAGGAGAGCCGCGAGGAGATCCTCGCCCAGCTCCAGGGCGCCGACATGGTCTTCATCACGGGCGGCATGGGCGGCGGCACGGGCACCGGCGCGGCGCCCATCGTGGCCAGCTGCGCCCGGGAATTCGGCGCGCTCACCGTGGCCGTGGTGCTCACCCCCTTCCGTTGGGAGGGCGTGAACAAGTCCGACAAGGCCAGCCAGGGTCTCGAGAACCTGCGCAACACCGCCGACACCGTCATCGTCGTCTCCAACGAGAAGCTCCTCACCCTCTGCGAGAAGGGCGTGAAGATCAAGGAGGCCTACCGGGTCGCCGACGGCGTGCTCATCCAGGGCGTGCGCGGCATCACCGACCTCATCCTGCGCCCCGGCACCCTCAACGGCGACTTCGCCGACGTGGAGGCCGTGCTGCGCAACGGCCGCGAGGCCCTCATCGGCACCGGCATCGGCCGCGGCGAGGAGGCCCTGCTGGACGCCCTGCAGCGCGCCCTGGACTGCCCCCTGCTGGAGCGGGACACCCGGGGATCCGCCTCCCAGGTCATCGTCTCGGTCATGGCCGACTGGGACCGCGTGGAGCTCTCCGCGGTGGAGACGGCCATGGGCTTCCTGAGCCGGCACTACCACGGCCTGGCCGACATCAAGCTCTGCCAGGTGGAGGCCCCCGAACTGGAGGACCGCGCCCTGGTCACCGTGCTGGCCTCGGGCTTCGTGGAGACGAGCCAGGACCTGGACGCGGAGGCCGCGCCCCAGGAGCTGGCCTCCTTCTCCGACGTGCCGCGCACCGCCAACGGCGACAGCGGACGCATCTACGGCGAGGTGCCCCAGAACCCCCTGGATCCGCCGGTGCTGACCCCCACCCGGCTCCTGCCCCAGGCGCCCACCCCCAGCGGCGAAATGGCCAACCTCACCGAGGACCTGCACGTGCCGGCCATCATCCGCATGACCCAGGGGCGCTTGCCCATCGAATAATCTTTTCATCGGCCCCCGCGGCGCGCCCTTGCGGCCCGGGGGCCGTGCGCTGCCCGGAACCAAGCCGGGGTTGGCGTCACATGAGCGGAAGGATCCCACGGGGTCCCGGGATGAAGGAATCGTTCATTCCCATCCCCACCCACCTTCCGGAGAGACCATGAACCCATCGATACCCCGACTCGCGCGCCTGGGCCTGCTGTGCGCGGCCGCCACCGTTCTTTGCGCCGAGGCGCCCCGCCTGGGCCTCACCGCCGGCGCCGCCTGGCCCACCGGGACCACCCGCGACCAGCTCACGGACCGGGCGGGCTACGCCGTGGGGGCCTTCGCCGACTGGGAACAGCGGCCCGGCCACGCCCTCCGCCTGGCCCTGGACGGGAACTTCCACCCCAGGTCCACCGGCGGCGGCCCCGCGGGCCGGGCCCAGAGCCAGGCCCTGACCCTCAACTACGTTTTCAAGCCCCGGGCGGAATTCCAGGGCTTCTACATCGTGCTGGGCGCCGGAGGCATGAACGCCCAGAGGCGCGTGGACGACGGGCTCCGCGAGACCGGCGTGAAGCTGGCCTGGAACGCCGGCTTCGGCGTGGACATCGACGAGAACTGGGGGCTGCTGGCGCGGTACCATTCCCTGTCGGTGGAGGGGCACACCTTCGGCACCGTCTCCGCCGGGCTCACGTACCGTTTCTAGCCTTCCACCCGGTTCCCGCCCTGGCGCTTGGCCAGGTACATGGCCGCGTCGGCCCTGCGGATGAGGGCGTCCATGGACTCCCCCCGCTCCAGCACGGCCAGCCCTACGCTCAGGCCCACGGTGACGCGGGTTTCCGCGGCGGGGACCGAAAGCGCGGCGGCGGCCTTGCGCAGCTTCTCGCCCACCTCCAGGGCGCCTTGGCGAGCGGTGGCGGGGAGGAGCACCAGGAACTCCTCCCCGCCCCACCGGGCGCAGACGTCGTAGGCCCGCAGCGCGCCGCGCAGGGCCTGGGCCAGAGCCACCAGCACCTGGTCCCCGGCCTCGTGGCCGTAGGTGTCGTTCACGGCCTTGAAGCGGTCCACGTCGGCCATGATCACGGCCATGGAACCACCGTCCCGCTGGGTGCGCAGCAGTTCGGCGTGGAGGTCCTCCATCATGGCCCGGCGGTTGGGAATGCCCGTGAGGGAATCGGTGCGGGAGGCCAGCTGGAGCACCTCGTTCAGGGCCTTGAGCTGGCCCTGGAACCCGTCGGAGATGCGGGTGATCTTCCCCAGGCGCCGCAACAGGCGAAGATGGGCCTCGGCCAGCCTTTCCAGTTCGGCCATGAGGGGATGGCCCCGGTACGCGGGGTCCTCCCCCAGGGCCTCCAGGCGGCTGCGGAGCTCCGCCGAGGCGGGGTCCCGGTGGACGGCGGCTTTCGCCGGGGCGTCCCCGGCGCGGGTGGCGCGGAACCGGGGGTTCCCTTCCGTGGTGGCCATGGCGCTCATCCTTCCATCGGCAGGGGGACGATCTCGAAGGGCAGCCCCAGGTCCTCCCGGAATTCCTCCGCGAGGTCCAGGGCCCGGTCGTTTTCGGGATCGTAGTACCAGGTGAGGGAGACGGCCCGGCCGGAAAGGTGGGCCTCCTCCAGGGCGTCCAGCAGGTCCATCATGCACTTGATGCTGCTGGTGTTGAGGTAGGTCAGGCGGAGCTCCACGCGCAGGGGCCGCTCGTCTTGGGCCAGGAAGTCCGCCACCCAGGTGAGGATCGGCTGGAAGAACTCGAAGGAGTTCTCGGGATAGGACTCCCCGGCGAGCTCCAGGAGCCCGCCCTCGGCGTCGCTCCGGACCCGGGGGCTGGAGACGGTGGCGTCCACGGACAGGTTCTCGAGGGTCATAGGGTCACCGTCAGGGAGAAGAAATCCAGGCCCGGCTCCACCGTCACCACGGAATAGGACAGGGGGGCCGAGGCGGTGCGGGCCATGCGGATGAGGCCCAGGCCCGCGCCGGTGGCCCCCGCGGGCACCTCGGCGCGCATGCGCTCCTTGAAGAGGGCCTTGAGCTCCGCCGGGCCCAGGCCCCCCAGGGCGTCCAGCTTCGCCAGCAGGGGGGAGGCGTCCTCGCGCCGGATGAAGTTCCCGCACCGCACCAGGTAGTGGTCGCCGCGGCGGCCGATCACCAGGACCCCGTTGTCGGCCTGGGATCCCCCGGGGGCGGCCCCGTGGCCCTGGGCGGTGTAGTTGGCGACGTTCTGGGCGGCCTCGATGAAGACGGTGAAGACATCGGCCATGGCGGACTTGTGCACGGCCTCGGCCTCCAGGTGCCGGCGCACCGCCTTGCCCAGCTCCTCGATGATGCTGTGCCGGAAGGGCCCGTTGAAGGACATCAGGATGCCTTCGGCAGCCAGGAATTGCCGGATCTGGTCCAGGTCGGCCATGCGCTACTCCTCGGCTGGGCCGGTTCGCAGGCCCAGGATGGTGATGTCGTCCCGCTGGGGATTGGCCCCGCGGTAGTCGGCCAGGGCCTCGCCCAGCGCCTCGCCCTGGGCGGCCATGGGCAGCCCGCGGAGGTCCAGGAGGAGCCTCGCCAGGCGGCGCCGGCCGAAGCCGAAGTTGAAGCGCCCCCCGTGCTGGTCCAGAAGGCCGTCGGTGAACAGGTAGATCACCGTGCCCGGCGCCAGGGCCAGCTCCTGGTTCCGGAAGGGGAAGTCCTCCCGGGAGCGGCGGTACCCCAGGCTCTGGGAATCCCCCGCCAGCACCGTGATCTCGTCCCCGCCGGGCTCCAGGATCCACAGGGGAAGGTGGGCCCCCGCGAACACCGCCCGCCCCGGCCGGAGCCGCAGCAGCGCCAGTTCCAGGCCATTGTCCATGGCCCCGCCCCGGGGGCCGGGCCCGCTGCCCTGCTGGTGCAGGAGGCGCTTCAGGGCCGTGTTCATCTCCCCCAGCAGGAGGGCGGGATCCTGGGCCCCGAGCCGGGCCACCGCCTGGTTGAGGATGGCCCCGGCGCTCATGCTCATGAACGCCCCGGGCACCCCGTGGCCGGTGCAGTCCCCCACGGCCAGGAGGCACCCGTCCTCCAGGGGGAGGCACGCGTAGAAGTCCCCGCCCACGATGTCCCGGGGCTGGAAGAGCACGAAGTGGTCCGGGACGTGGAGGGAGAGGTCCGCGGCCTTGGGCAGGATGCTCTCCTGGATCAGGTGGGCGTAGGCCAGGCTGTCCAGGATCTTGCGGTTGGACTGGGTGAGGGCCAGCGTGCGCTCCTCCACGAGGCCCTCCAGGTTGGAGGTGTGGTCCTGGATGGTGGCGGCCATGTGATTGAAGTTCCGGGTGAGCTGGCCGATCTCGTCGTCCCGCTCCACGGGGAGGGTGATGCCGTAGTTGCCCGCGGCGATTTCCCGGCTGGATCCCGAGAGCCGGGCCAGGGGTTCGAGCACCATGCGGTTCAGAAGCCAGGACACCAGGGCGATGGTCACCAGGAGGCTCACGGCCAGGAGCGCCAGGATCGGCAGGAAGCTGCGCAGGCCCATGACCTGGGAGGGATCCACGAGGGTGATGGTCACCCAGTCGATCTCCTTGATGTAGAGGGCCGCGGCCAGGTAGCGCCGGCCCTCGACGCTGATGCGGAAGGACTCCAGCGGCGATTCCCCCTTCACCAGGCGGTCCATGCGCGCGCGGAGCAGGGCCCTGCCTGCCTCGCCGTCCACGAGCTGGAAGAGGGTCATGCGCCGCGCCTCGTCCTTCATGCGGGCGTTGAAGTCCATGTAGCGGGCGCTGGGATGGGCCTGGAGCACGCCCTTGGGGTCGACCATGATGGTCATGGCGCTGCGGTCCGTGCCCGAGACCAGCTCCCGGAGGAAGGCCGAAAGGTCCACCCCCGTCCCGGCTAGGCCCACCTTGCGGCCGCCGTCCTTCACCACCACGTTCACCCACACCTTCAGCAGGCCCAGGGGCACGCTGGAATCCACGTGCAGGGCGAAATCGTCCACCTTGTCCAGGGTCTCGAAGAACCACCGGTCGTTCACGGCCCCCGGCTCGAGCGTGTACCGGGGGACCCGGGCCGGGGCCGAGGCGTCGCCGAAGTAGTAGTGCCGGCTCGGGGCCACCACGAAAAAGCAGCTCTTGTCCGCGAAATCCCGGCGGAAGCTCTCCAGTTCCCGAAGGCCCGCGGCCCGGGCCCCGGGCTCCGCCTCGGCCCGGCAGAAGGCGCGCAGGGCGGCCGAATCCGCCAGCTTGCGGGCCAGGGCCACCTCCCGGCGCACGGGCCCCATGAGACGCTCCTTTTCCAGCTGCGCGTTCTTTTCCGCGAAACGCTGGCCGAAGGTGGCGGACATGCCCTGGGCGACCCAGAGGAAAACCAGGATGGAGACGATCCCCACCGCCCCGTAGATGGCGAGGATCGTCAGGATGGAGCGGACCTTGAGGCTTCCGAATTTCATGAGAACACTATAGCAACCGAATGAAGCCTCCCGAGGCCATCTGGAAGACCAGGGCCACGGCGCGTTCCTCCACCGGTTCCGCTTCGGCCCCGAAGCGCTCCCGCACGGCCTGGCAGACCTCGCCCACCGTGCGGACGCCGTCCAGGCTTTCCCAGATGAAGGACCCCGTGGCGTCCAGCTTCACCCGGAACTCCGGCCGGGGCAGGAGCTTCTGGAGCCAGCCGAGGCGCGGGCTGAGGAACTTGGGGCGGAGGAGGACCACGCGGCCCTCCGCGTCGGTCTCGAAGGCCACGGCCCGCTGGGGGACCTTGGCCATCATTTCCGTGGTGGTGATGCCCCCCATGGGGACCTCCTGAACGGCCGCGGGTCCCGGAAACCGGGACCCGCGGGGAAGGAATGGACGGCTAGAAGTTCGCGCTGGGGGGCGCGGGCTCGTCGGCGGCGCCGGCGTTGGCCA is a genomic window containing:
- the ftsA gene encoding cell division protein FtsA translates to MVQPAVLLGLDLGASKVVAVVAVQEENGLLNVTGASQANPEGGIRQGEITDINLTVTAITRAVEEAMRTSGQTRLDGIRVTVDGIQFKGENLRDSITIASSDRVITPGDRDRVMEQATNGCKLAKEETVLHRIPQMFHIKGQRDIKNPVNMIGDTLEAEVRIIVAPGSVLENINRALHLSGLQDAALMYSPLASAEAVLSREDAENGAVIVDIGEQLTHMGVFLRGTLFHSAVIPIGGMHFTKDLEITKHLGGIGMAERIKRIYGTALPSTVPAEEHIELEEEGRQVSRRELADVLHARAIELLNMVLAEIGRSGLIHEIHGGVHLVGGGSLLPGMPILAQNILGRPRVVLGRVIGVQGLSHAIANPLYTNALGAVKALHRSMNESTGRPRGGSGLIERIKRWI
- the ftsZ gene encoding cell division protein FtsZ, which translates into the protein MSAIPFLPNPIHLPGANIKVVGVGGAGCNAIDRMIQSGVGGVQFIAMNTDQQSLAQSKAHVKIPLGPQSMRGLGAGGNAERGAVAAEESREEILAQLQGADMVFITGGMGGGTGTGAAPIVASCAREFGALTVAVVLTPFRWEGVNKSDKASQGLENLRNTADTVIVVSNEKLLTLCEKGVKIKEAYRVADGVLIQGVRGITDLILRPGTLNGDFADVEAVLRNGREALIGTGIGRGEEALLDALQRALDCPLLERDTRGSASQVIVSVMADWDRVELSAVETAMGFLSRHYHGLADIKLCQVEAPELEDRALVTVLASGFVETSQDLDAEAAPQELASFSDVPRTANGDSGRIYGEVPQNPLDPPVLTPTRLLPQAPTPSGEMANLTEDLHVPAIIRMTQGRLPIE
- a CDS encoding outer membrane beta-barrel protein, yielding MNPSIPRLARLGLLCAAATVLCAEAPRLGLTAGAAWPTGTTRDQLTDRAGYAVGAFADWEQRPGHALRLALDGNFHPRSTGGGPAGRAQSQALTLNYVFKPRAEFQGFYIVLGAGGMNAQRRVDDGLRETGVKLAWNAGFGVDIDENWGLLARYHSLSVEGHTFGTVSAGLTYRF
- a CDS encoding diguanylate cyclase; the protein is MATTEGNPRFRATRAGDAPAKAAVHRDPASAELRSRLEALGEDPAYRGHPLMAELERLAEAHLRLLRRLGKITRISDGFQGQLKALNEVLQLASRTDSLTGIPNRRAMMEDLHAELLRTQRDGGSMAVIMADVDRFKAVNDTYGHEAGDQVLVALAQALRGALRAYDVCARWGGEEFLVLLPATARQGALEVGEKLRKAAAALSVPAAETRVTVGLSVGLAVLERGESMDALIRRADAAMYLAKRQGGNRVEG
- the siaC gene encoding biofilm regulation phosphoprotein SiaC codes for the protein MTLENLSVDATVSSPRVRSDAEGGLLELAGESYPENSFEFFQPILTWVADFLAQDERPLRVELRLTYLNTSSIKCMMDLLDALEEAHLSGRAVSLTWYYDPENDRALDLAEEFREDLGLPFEIVPLPMEG
- a CDS encoding SiaB family protein kinase codes for the protein MADLDQIRQFLAAEGILMSFNGPFRHSIIEELGKAVRRHLEAEAVHKSAMADVFTVFIEAAQNVANYTAQGHGAAPGGSQADNGVLVIGRRGDHYLVRCGNFIRREDASPLLAKLDALGGLGPAELKALFKERMRAEVPAGATGAGLGLIRMARTASAPLSYSVVTVEPGLDFFSLTVTL
- a CDS encoding SpoIIE family protein phosphatase, with protein sequence MKFGSLKVRSILTILAIYGAVGIVSILVFLWVAQGMSATFGQRFAEKNAQLEKERLMGPVRREVALARKLADSAALRAFCRAEAEPGARAAGLRELESFRRDFADKSCFFVVAPSRHYYFGDASAPARVPRYTLEPGAVNDRWFFETLDKVDDFALHVDSSVPLGLLKVWVNVVVKDGGRKVGLAGTGVDLSAFLRELVSGTDRSAMTIMVDPKGVLQAHPSARYMDFNARMKDEARRMTLFQLVDGEAGRALLRARMDRLVKGESPLESFRISVEGRRYLAAALYIKEIDWVTITLVDPSQVMGLRSFLPILALLAVSLLVTIALVSWLLNRMVLEPLARLSGSSREIAAGNYGITLPVERDDEIGQLTRNFNHMAATIQDHTSNLEGLVEERTLALTQSNRKILDSLAYAHLIQESILPKAADLSLHVPDHFVLFQPRDIVGGDFYACLPLEDGCLLAVGDCTGHGVPGAFMSMSAGAILNQAVARLGAQDPALLLGEMNTALKRLLHQQGSGPGPRGGAMDNGLELALLRLRPGRAVFAGAHLPLWILEPGGDEITVLAGDSQSLGYRRSREDFPFRNQELALAPGTVIYLFTDGLLDQHGGRFNFGFGRRRLARLLLDLRGLPMAAQGEALGEALADYRGANPQRDDITILGLRTGPAEE
- a CDS encoding PqqD family protein: MGGITTTEMMAKVPQRAVAFETDAEGRVVLLRPKFLSPRLGWLQKLLPRPEFRVKLDATGSFIWESLDGVRTVGEVCQAVRERFGAEAEPVEERAVALVFQMASGGFIRLL